The stretch of DNA GCACATCACCAATCCTGCGTCTCGCGCCACTCGGAACGGGGCGGCAAAGGGCCTCTGCTGCCGGGCCGTTGGTCCCTAAAAGCCTTGTGAGCATGGGCCGGGTTAGACTCACGGCCGTCACAGGGGTCACAGGACGCAGCAGGTAAGGGGAGGCCGAAGCATGGCGGTGCAGTGGAAGAAAATCGGGCTCTTCGCGCTCGTCGTCTTCATGCTCTACGTGATCATCACTGACCCCGCCAAGGCCGCGGACTACGTGCAGATAGGCTTCGAGGCGGTTTCGGACGCTGCTCAGAGCATCGGCGACTTCATGACCTGGGTCGCCAACGGAGGCAAGGACTGAGCGGCTCGGCCCGCCGTCCCCGACTCTCCTCTCCCCGCTTCCCAGGAGTGCGCATGATCCGCCATCTGGTCCTCTTCAAGCTCAACGACGGTGTGGAGCGCGACGAGCCGCGCGTCGTCGAGGGCGTCAAGGCCTTCCGCGCGCTCGGCGAGCAGATCCCGGAGCTCACGTTCTGGGAGTGCGACTGGAACATCACCGACCGGCCCATCGCGTACGACTTCGCCATCAACTCGGCGGTCGAGGACACCGATGCGCTGAAGCGGTACATCGAGCACCCGGCCCACCAGGCGGGCGTCGCCCTGTGGCGTGAGTTCGCCACGTGGGTGATCGCCGACTACGAGTTCTGAGCGACGCGGCTCAGCGGCCCCGCGAAAAGCGGCCCCTCACCGGAACGGTGAGGGGCTTTTCTGCGTCTTATGGCCCAACTTGCCCCTCAACACGTAGTTATCGGGTGCTTGCACACAGTGCACATGTCTTGTGATGCTATGACCGCTTTTGACGGATGAGTTGACCAAGGTCGGCTGATCTTGACTGAGCTCGACAGGACTTGATTGGGCTTGACCGAGAAGGGGTGGCGTTGACCGTGCCGGCCAGTACTGCGCCCGAAGCGCCACCCGTGACCCCGCAGGCGAGCAGCCCCGGCCCACCGAGCGCGCCGGGCCTCCAGGACGCGCAGACCGCCCCGAGTACCCCCAGCACCCCCAGCGCCCCCAGCAGCAGGGGTGCCGACACCCGGGCCCTGACCCAGGTGCTCTTCGCCGAGCTCAAGGAACTCGAACCGGGCAGCCCCGAGCACGGCCGCGTCCGCGGTGCTCTCATCGAGGCCAATCTGCCCCTGGTGCGGTACGCCGCCGCTCGCTTCCGCAGCCGCAACGAACCGATGGAGGACGTCGTCCAGGTCGGCACGATCGGCCTGATCAACGCCATCGACCGCTTCGACCCCGACCGCGGCGTGCAGTTCCCGACCTTCGCGATGCCCACCGTGGTCGGCGAGATCAAGCGGTACTTCCGCGACAACGTACGAACGGTCCATGTGCCGCGCCGTCTTCACGAGCTGTGGGTGCAGGTGACCGGGGCGACCGAGGACCTCACCACGGCCCACGGGCGCTCGCCCACGACCGCGGAGATCGCCGAGCGCCTTCGGATCACCGAGGAGGAGGTGCTGGCCTGTATCGAGGCCGGACGCTCTTACCACGCAACGTCGTTGGAGGCCGCCCAGGAGGGCGACGGGCTTCCCGGTCTGCTCGACCGGCTCGGCTATGAGGACCCCGCGCTCGACGGCGTCGAGCACCGCGATCTCGTCCGCCATCTCCTCGTCCAACTGCCCGAGCGCGAACAACGCATCCTGCTTCTGCGCTACTACAGCAATCTGACGCAATCACAGATCAGCGCCGAATTGGGCGTTTCTCAGATGCATGTGTCAAGACTGCTGGCCAGAAGCTTCGCGCGACTTCGATCCGCAAACCGTATCGAGGCGTAACCGTATCGAGTGGACTGCTCTCCAGCGGTTCCCGACGGCCCCGCGAGCAGAAAAGCCCCAGACCCCCTCTTTCCTGCATCGATGTCACCCTTCTTTGTCGACATGTAACTACAGCGTGTTGCCGACATGTGACATTCTGCTGGAACCGCGTTTGCCGCAGCCCCACGTCCGGTATTCAGGTGGAGGCTGCGTTCCTCCGACGGGAGCGTCCGCCGTGACCGTCCGCGACCTCAAGGGGGTGGCATGTCCGCAGACCAGGGCAGCTCGAAGGTGCTCACGCTCACGAAGAGCGCATCAGCGCCGAGCGAATCAGCGCCCGACGCGCTTCCGAGCTCAGTTGTTTCCGGGGCTTCCGGAGCCATCGACACCCGCACCCTGTCCCGCTCCCTGTTCCTGCGGCTCGCCGCGCTCGACCAGGACAGCCCGGAGCGTGTCTATGTGAGAGACACGCTGATCGAGCTCAACCTCCCCCTCGTCCGGTACGCGGCCGCGCGCTTCCGCAGCCGCAACGAACCGATGGAGGACATCGTCCAGGTCGGAACGATCGGCCTGATCAAGGCGATCGACCGCTTCGACTGCGAACGGGGCGTGGAATTCCCGACGTTCGCGATGCCGACGGTCGTCGGTGAGATCAAGCGCTTCTTCCGCGACACGAGTTGGTCGGTGCGCGTCCCGCGCCGCCTCCAGGAGTTGCGGCTCGCGCTGACGAAGACGAGCGACGAGCTGGCGCAGAAGCTGGACCGCTCGCCGACTGTGCCCGAACTCGCCAAGGCGCTCGGGGTCTCCGAGGAGGACGTGGTCGACGGCCTGGCCGTCGGGAACGCGTACACCGCATCCTCGCTCGACTCCCCGGCCCCTGAGGACGACGGCGGCGAGGGCTCGCTCGCGGACCGCCTGGGGTACGAGGACAGCGCCCTCGAAGGCGTCGAGTACCGCGAGTCGCTCAAGCCTCTGCTCGCCAAACTGCCGCCGCGCGAGCGCCGCATCATCATGCTGCGCTTCTTCGCGAACATGACGCAGTCGCAGATCGGCGAGGAGGTCGGCATCTCGCAGATGCACGTCTCGCGCCTGCTCACGCGGACGCTCTCGCAGCTCCGGGAAGGGCTCATCGCGGACTGACGGGACTCCCCCTGTGGCTCAAGGCGCCGCAGGGGGACTGGAGTTGCCGTAAGGCAGCACGAGTTGCTGACGGGGTTCCTAATTGACGAACCGTCAGCCACACTTGCGCGATGCGACGTGGCATGCGGAACGTACTGGGTGCGTCTACGGCTGCCCTGTGCCTGGGCGGCCTCCTTGCTGCTTGCGGCAGCGAGGACGGCGACGGTTATGTGGCTACGGGGCCGGCTG from Streptomyces sp. BA2 encodes:
- a CDS encoding Dabb family protein, with translation MIRHLVLFKLNDGVERDEPRVVEGVKAFRALGEQIPELTFWECDWNITDRPIAYDFAINSAVEDTDALKRYIEHPAHQAGVALWREFATWVIADYEF
- a CDS encoding SigB/SigF/SigG family RNA polymerase sigma factor, with product MPASTAPEAPPVTPQASSPGPPSAPGLQDAQTAPSTPSTPSAPSSRGADTRALTQVLFAELKELEPGSPEHGRVRGALIEANLPLVRYAAARFRSRNEPMEDVVQVGTIGLINAIDRFDPDRGVQFPTFAMPTVVGEIKRYFRDNVRTVHVPRRLHELWVQVTGATEDLTTAHGRSPTTAEIAERLRITEEEVLACIEAGRSYHATSLEAAQEGDGLPGLLDRLGYEDPALDGVEHRDLVRHLLVQLPEREQRILLLRYYSNLTQSQISAELGVSQMHVSRLLARSFARLRSANRIEA
- a CDS encoding RNA polymerase sigma factor SigF, with the translated sequence MSADQGSSKVLTLTKSASAPSESAPDALPSSVVSGASGAIDTRTLSRSLFLRLAALDQDSPERVYVRDTLIELNLPLVRYAAARFRSRNEPMEDIVQVGTIGLIKAIDRFDCERGVEFPTFAMPTVVGEIKRFFRDTSWSVRVPRRLQELRLALTKTSDELAQKLDRSPTVPELAKALGVSEEDVVDGLAVGNAYTASSLDSPAPEDDGGEGSLADRLGYEDSALEGVEYRESLKPLLAKLPPRERRIIMLRFFANMTQSQIGEEVGISQMHVSRLLTRTLSQLREGLIAD